One genomic region from Phragmites australis chromosome 1, lpPhrAust1.1, whole genome shotgun sequence encodes:
- the LOC133920644 gene encoding homeobox protein HAZ1-like translates to MVRKSSEGSASNRYPLRSAHSSGRVLRSASIKNNKACSEPLNDSAAAQPETKKRKSGSPSEDPNNSVRVLRSASKNKDGACSEPLNDSTAGEPAENKRKSVSPLKVGSPNNSVRVLRSASKNKNELCSEPLNDSTVAQPAVKRRKSGSLSKVRSPVSSARVLRSTSKVKNETCHEPLNDSTAAQPAARKRKSGTPSKTDCPKVGVRVLRSATKKKNETCSEPLNDITSAQPSARKRKSGRRSKDRSPKKDYLKICQRVRYILNRMNYEQSLIQAYASEGWRGQSLEKIRPEKELERAKAEILRCKLRIREAFRNMDYLLSEGKLEESLFDSAGEISSEDIFCAICGTKDVTLQNDIILCDGACDRGFHQNCLNPPLLTEDIPPGDEGWLCPTCVCKLDCIDALNELQGSKLSIHDSWEEVFPEAASLANGSKQVDASNLQPNDSEDNDYNPALAEGHMVNEDRSSAEDEGKVDDLGLPSEDSEDDDFDPTGPDSSEDRKNESNSEESDFTSDSDDFCAEIAKSRGLDEVSISPLSNVIDHADRMKISAVDNHFNEENSNRAFVEMELEQDMILPVSSRRQVERLDYKKLYDEAYGESSDSSDDEEWSGKEQLEGSETDLPGAPLYPAKRCSRRAPAGQQNNEHTPQREWLHGSVSEQQTEVLHSNVSSSTARKHHFGPIISQKLKVHFEKDPYPSRPAKESLAQELGLTFIQVSKWFSATRHYSRVAAAKNKKHPGKYTIENINSTAVDNIQVREPNVGFMEKPTADRNDMISKKLLVQINLNEGNEEDIPHSQDTRCEQRVIMTPTTISRDVGSPGYGPGENQGNGGSRNTRCEQSVVMTPTTISREVGPPGYGPEENQGNGTSWNMRCGQSVFMSPMTISREVGPPGYVPGENQGSGALWSASWEQRVFRSPTAIAGEVGLPGHGPGENQGNVASWSTSWEQRVFMSPTTIAREVGPLGYGPGENQGNGASWNTSCEQRMFTSPTKISREVGPPGYDPVENQGTGGARNINFEQRRVMTPTTISREVFPPGYGPGENQGNGASGNVRSPQGRSAEKVELSDEARKKAILRELRRRQKFR, encoded by the exons ATGGTAAGGAAAAGCTCAGAAGGATCAGCAAGTAACAGGTATCCCTTGAGATCTGCACATAGTAGTGGCAGGGTTCTTCGCTCTGCCTCAATCAAGAATAATAAGGCATGTAGTGAGCCTCTGAATGATAGTGCTGCTGCTCAACCAGaaacgaaaaaaagaaaaagtggtAGTCCGTCTGAGGATCCCAATAACAGTGTCAGGGTGCTTCGCTCTGCCTCAAAAAATAAGGATGGGGCATGTAGCGAGCCTCTAAATGATAGTACTGCTGGTGAACCAgctgaaaataaaagaaaaagtgtCAGTCCCTTAAAGGTGGGAAGTCCCAATAACAGTGTCAGGGTGCTTCGTTCTGCCTCAAAAAACAAGAATGAGTTATGCAGTGAGCCTCTAAATGATAGTACTGTTGCTCAACCAGCagtgaaaagaagaaaaagtggCAGTCTGTCAAAGGTGAGAAGCCCTGTGAGCAGTGCCAGGGTGCTCCGCTCTACCTCAAAAGTGAAGAATGAGACATGTCATGAACCTCTAAATGATAGTACTGCTGCTCAACCAGCTGcgagaaaaaggaaaagtggCACACCCTCAAAGACAGATTGTCCAAAGGTTGGTGTCAGGGTGCTTCGTTCTGCTACAAAAAAGAAGAATGAGACATGTAGTGAGCCTCTAAATGATATTACTTCCGCTCAACCATCtgcgagaaaaagaaaaagtggCAGGCGCTCAAAGGATCGCAGTCCCAAGAAGGATTACTTAAAAATTTGTCAAAGAGTTAGGTACATTTTGAATCGAATGAACTATGAACAAAGCCTGATTCAGGCTTATGCAAGTGAAGGCTGGAGAGGTCAAAG TTTGGAAAAAATAAGACCTGAGAAAGAGCTTGAGCGAGCCAAGGCAGAAATTCTGCGATGCAAGTTACGAATTCGGGAAGCTTTTCGGAATATGGATTATCTTTTATCTGAGGGAAAGCTTGAAGAATCTTTGTTTGATTCTGCAGGAGAAATTTCTAGTGAAGAT ATTTTTTGTGCCATATGTGGTACAAAGGATGTTACTTTACAAAACGACATCATTCTTTGTGATGGAGCCTGCGATAGAGGGTTCCACCAGAATTGTTTGAACCCTCCCTTGCTGACTGAAGATA TACCTCCGGGGGATGAAGGATGGCTTTGCCCTACATGTGTGTGCAAATTAGACTGTATAGATGCACTAAATGAACTCCAAGGAAGCAAACTCTCTATTCATGACTCGTGGGAG GAAGTTTTCCCTGAGGCAGCTTCACTTGCGAATGGTTCTAAACAAGTTGATGCTTCTAATCTACAGCCGAATGATTCAGAGGACAATGATTACAACCCTGCATTGGCTGAAGGGCACATGGTGAATGAAGACAGATCTTCTGCAGAGGACGAGGGCAAAG TCGATGACCTTGGTTTGCCTTCGGAGGACTCAGAGGATGATGACTTTGATCCAACAGGTCCAGATTCTAGTGAAGACCGAAAAAACGAATCAAACTCAGAAGAGTCGGATTTCACATCTGACTCTGATGATTTCTGTGCTGAGATTGCTAAATCTCGTGGTCTGGATGAAGTCTCGATATCTCCATTATCAAATGTCATAGACCATGCTGATAGAATGAAAATTAGTGCTGTTGATAATCACTTTAATGAAGAAAATTCCAATCGTGCATTTGTGGAGATGGAGCTAGAGCAAGACATGATACTACCAGTTTCAAGTAGGCGGCAGGTTGAACGGTTGGATTACAAAAAACTGTATGAT GAGGCGTATGGAGAATCATctgattcaagtgatgatgaagagtgGTCCGGAAAAGAACAATTAGAAGGCAGCGAAACAGATTTACCTGGTGCGCCACTTTATCCTGCCAAACGGTGCTCTAGAAGAGCACCAGCTGGGCAACAGAATAATGAACATACTCCTCAGAGGGAGTGGCTTCATGGTTCTGTAAGTGAGCAGCAAACTGAAGTTCTTCACTCCAATGTCAGCAGTAGCACAGCCCGAAAACATCATTTTGGTCCTATAATTAGTCAG AAACTGAAGGTACATTTTGAGAAAGATCCATATCCTAGTCGCCCAGCAAAAGAGAGTCTGGCACAAGAGCTAGGACTGACATTCATTCAG GTCAGTAAATGGTTTTCTGCTACTCGTCATTATTCAAGAGTTGCTGCTGCCAAGAACAAAAAGCATCCGGGAAAATATACTATTGAGAATATTAATAGCACAGCTGTAGATAACATACAAGTCAGAGAACCCAATGTAGGGTTCATGGAAAAACCGACTGCAGATAGAAATGACATGATTTCCAAAAAATTGTTGGTCCAAATTAATCTTAACGAAGGTAACGAAGAAGATATCCCACACAGTCAAGATACCAGGTGTGAACAGAGAGTGATTATGACTCCCACCACCATCTCAAGAGATGTTGGTTCGCCAGGATATGGTCCTGGAGAAAACCAGGGCAATGGTGGTTCTAGGAATACCAGATGTGAGCAGAGTGTGGTTATGACTCCTACCACCATCTCAAGAGAAGTCGGTCCGCCAGGATATGGGCCCGAAGAAAACCAGGGCAATGGCACTTCATGGAATATGAGATGTGGGCAGAGTGTGTTTATGAGTCCTATGACCATCTCAAGAGAAGTCGGTCCACCAGGATATGTGCCTGGAGAAAACCAGGGCAGTGGCGCTTTATGGAGTGCGAGCTGGGAGCAGAGAGTGTTTAGGAGTCCTACGGCCATCGCAGGAGAAGTCGGTCTGCCAGGACATGGGCCTGGAGAAAACCAGGGCAATGTTGCTTCATGGAGTACGAGCTGGGAGCAGAGAGTGTTCATGAGTCCTACGACGATTGCAAGAGAAGTCGGTCCTCTAGGATATGGGCCTGGAGAAAACCAGGGCAATGGCGCTTCATGGAATACGAGCTGCGAGCAGAGAATGTTTACAAGTCCTACAAAAATCTCAAGGGAAGTTGGCCCACCAGGATATGATCCTGTAGAAAACCAGGGAACTGGTGGTGCAAGGAATATAAACTTCGAGCAGAGAAGGGTTATGACTCCTACCACCATCTCAAGAGAAGTCTTTCCACCAGGATACGGGCCTGGAGAAAACCAGGGCAATGGTGCTTCAGGGAATGTCAGAAGCCCACAAGGTAGGTCTGCAGAGAAGGTAGAACTTTCAGATGAGGCTAGGAAAAAGGCAATACTGCGGGagctgaggaggaggcagaAGTTCAGGTGA